AGCGGCTCGTCCATCAGGAAGACCTGGGGCTCGCGCACGATGGCTCTTCCCATCGCGACACGTTGCCGCTGCCCTCCGGACAGTTCCTTCGGCTTGCGGTCCAGGAACTCCTCGATGCGCAGCAGCCGCGCCGCGTCGCGCACCCGGTCCGCGATCTCCGCCCTGTCCATCCCGGCCATGCGCAACGCGAATCCCATGTTCCCCGCCACCGACATGTGCGGGTACAGCGCGTAGTTCTGGAAGACCATCGCGATGTCCCTGTCCCGCGGCGCCAGGTGTGTCACCTCGCGCGAGCCGATGTGTATGGCGCCGTCGTCGACGTCCTCCAGGCCGGCCAGCATCCGCAGACTGGTGGATTTTCCGCATCCGGAGGGACCGACGAGCACCAGGAACTCCCCGTCGGCTATGTCGAGCCGCAAACCGTCCACGGCGGGATGTTCGGTCCCCGGGTAGTGGCGGGTCGTCCGGTCGTAGGTGATCGTTGCCATCGTCGACTCCTCTCTCGTGCCTTTCCGAAGATCTCCGGTCGTGTTGACGACCGGCGTGGTTCTCGCGGTGCCGGCGCGGACCCCACCCGAGCCACCGGCACCGCAGCGGGGTTCCGCCAAGCGAGCACCTGCGCCAACCGAGTCCCCGGCAAGCCCTTCACCCGACGCGGACGCCCCGAGCCTGCGCAGTCGGCACCGCCGAAAGGGCGCCACACCAACGCGAGCGCTTACGAGCCTGCGCAGTCGGCACCGCCGCGGGTTCTCTCGTGGTGCTCTCGCGAGGAAGGCCCGACGTGGCGTAGGTGGCCACTCGAGGTCGGGTACCCGGAGCGAGACCCCGCGAGAGGTTCCGCCAAGTGACCCACCAAGCAACCGGCACCGCCGACCTGCACATCAACCACCCGGGAGCACCTGAACCTTCCGCCCACTTCCCGCCCGGAACCCGCTGACGGCCTGCTCGTAGGAGTCGAGTCCGAAGGAGTGGGTGATCATGGTGTCGGCGTCCACCACCCCCGCACCCATGAGTTCGACCGCTCGCGCGTAGCTGTGCAGCACCGCCATGCTGCCGACGATGGTGATCTCGTCGTTGTAGACCCGGAAGGGGGAGAACGAGGCGGTGGCCTCGCCGGGGGCCACGCCGAACTGCTGGAAGGTCCCACCACGGCGCACCCGGGTGAGCCCGTCCTCGATGGCCGGGATCGCGCCGGTGCAGTCCACCACCACTTCCCAACCGTCCGAACGGTGCAGCCGGGCCGCTTCCGTGCTCGTCGCGTCCGCGCCGAGCCGCTCGGCCACTCGCAGCCGCTCCTCGTTGAGGTCCACGACCGAGACCGAGACGGCGCCGTTGCGCTTCGCGAGCTGGAGCATCAGCAGCCCCATGGTGCCCGCCCCGTAGATGAGGTAGTGCTCACCGAGCTCACGGGGAAGCCGGTCGAAACCGCGCACCGCGCAGGACAGCGGCTCGATCAGCGCGGCGTGCGCGGTGGTGACTCCCTCCGGCAGCCGGTGGCAGTTGGCGGCCGGGGCCAGCGCGTACTGGGCGCAGGCACCGTCGCGGGTGACCCCGATGGCGTTCCAGTTCTCGCACAGGTTGCCGCGTCCCGCCTCGCACTGGCGGCAGGAACCGCAGAACAACGAGGGGTCCACGGCCACCTGGTCGCCGACCCGCGGCCCGGAGACCGCGTCGCCGGTGGCAACGACCGTTCCGGCGAACTCGTGGCCGGGAACGATCGGGTAAGGCGCCGGGGCGAAGTCCCCGTCGAGTATGTGGATGTCGGTACCGCAGATACCGCAGGCGTCCACCTCGACGACGACCTGACCGGCGCCTGGGGTCGGGTCAGCGACGGTGGTTACCGACATCTCGCCCGGCTTCTCGATGACTACCGCACGCATGGGTTCAATCGCTCCTCTGGGGCTGGGGGACGTCACCGGGAAAGTCCTCGGCCGCGGGCACGGGGGTGACCCGCACCTCGGTGCCGTGCTCCCGGATCGCTGCTATCTCCTCGGCCGGGGTGGCCTCGTCGGTCACCACCAGGTCGTAGGCGTCGACGCCGCCGTGCGCGTAGGTGGCCGTCTTGCCGAACTTGGAATGGTCGACCAGCAGCACGCTGCGTTCCGCTGCCGCGCACATGGCCTCTTTGATCTCGGCGAATTCCTGTATCGGGTGGAAAAGCCGCCCCTGGGCGACCGCGGTCGCCGAGGTCACGGCCAGGTCGGCACGCAATCGCGAGAGCCCGCGCAGCACGTCCGGGCCGGTGCACGAGTCGAACTCCTCGCGGAAGCGCCCACCGATCATCAGCACCTCTCGCCTGCCTCCGGACAGGGCGCGGGCCACTCCGAACGAGTTGGTGGCAGCGGTCAACCGCTCGATTCCCGTGAGTCTCCGGGCGAACGGCAGCAGCGTGCTGGAGTCGTCCAGGATCACCGTGCTGTCCGAACGCACCTCCCCCGCGGAAGCCGCTGCCATGGCCTCCTTCTCGGCCACGTGCAGCCCCACCCGGAACCGGGTCGCTGTTTCCATGGTCAGCGAGGGGAACGACTCCACCCGGCCGCGGAACTTGCGCAGCAGGTGCCTGGCGGCGAGATCGTCCAGATCGCGGTGCATCGTCATCAGACTCACCCCGAAGCGTGCTGCCAGTTCGGCTATGCGGGCTCGTCCGCTGTCGACGACGAAGCGCAGGACCTCCTGCCTGCGCTGTTCCACTGCTGCTTCCGACGGCCGGGCGGCGCCCATGGGACCTCTGCCTTTCGCTCGCGGCTACTCCTGCGGATGCACCACGGCCTTGACCACCGTCTCGTCCCGCGCGGACGCGGTGAGGGCCTCGGGAACCCCGTCCAGTCCGAAACGGTGTGTGACGAGCCTGTCCAGCTCCACCGAGCCGGAGGCGGCGAGCGCTATGGCGGTCGGCCAGGTATTGGCGTACCGGAAGGTACCCG
This genomic stretch from Actinopolyspora halophila DSM 43834 harbors:
- a CDS encoding zinc-dependent alcohol dehydrogenase family protein translates to MRAVVIEKPGEMSVTTVADPTPGAGQVVVEVDACGICGTDIHILDGDFAPAPYPIVPGHEFAGTVVATGDAVSGPRVGDQVAVDPSLFCGSCRQCEAGRGNLCENWNAIGVTRDGACAQYALAPAANCHRLPEGVTTAHAALIEPLSCAVRGFDRLPRELGEHYLIYGAGTMGLLMLQLAKRNGAVSVSVVDLNEERLRVAERLGADATSTEAARLHRSDGWEVVVDCTGAIPAIEDGLTRVRRGGTFQQFGVAPGEATASFSPFRVYNDEITIVGSMAVLHSYARAVELMGAGVVDADTMITHSFGLDSYEQAVSGFRAGSGRKVQVLPGG
- a CDS encoding DeoR/GlpR family DNA-binding transcription regulator gives rise to the protein MGAARPSEAAVEQRRQEVLRFVVDSGRARIAELAARFGVSLMTMHRDLDDLAARHLLRKFRGRVESFPSLTMETATRFRVGLHVAEKEAMAAASAGEVRSDSTVILDDSSTLLPFARRLTGIERLTAATNSFGVARALSGGRREVLMIGGRFREEFDSCTGPDVLRGLSRLRADLAVTSATAVAQGRLFHPIQEFAEIKEAMCAAAERSVLLVDHSKFGKTATYAHGGVDAYDLVVTDEATPAEEIAAIREHGTEVRVTPVPAAEDFPGDVPQPQRSD